In Zingiber officinale cultivar Zhangliang chromosome 1A, Zo_v1.1, whole genome shotgun sequence, a genomic segment contains:
- the LOC122029826 gene encoding pentatricopeptide repeat-containing protein At3g42630-like isoform X2: MSCRTLNPRFTIAHPSISLPRASLRCCWPPLPRQGSFDRKIICGAHWNARNLSSQELAYVLKSAIRNGNPEGALRFLHEMESRGFKIGCDILSDLMLSFAKNGFLMQAQTLWTEIINSSFVPSVEVIWGLMKAYGRMDQFDEINRIVNEIAVRDFDFTPQVYSMAITCFGKAGQLQLMEETVKQMVLRGFKIDSLTGNSFVKYYSIYGSVEEMEEAYQRLKKSRILIEKDVVRSMALTYINQREFYKFSEFLRDVGLGRRNLGNLLWNLLLLSYAANFKMKSLQREFLSMLEAGFSPDITTFNIRALTFSRMSMFWDLHLSIEHMSHKGVTPDIVTYGCIVDAYLGRRLAKNIHFGLGNLNVGNTPLLLTDPLVFKAFGKGDFHSSSEALLQSANHREWTYSKLLAIHMKKQYRKNQFFWNY, from the exons ATGTCATGCAGAACCCTGAATCCCCGCTTCACCATCGCGCATCCTTCGATTTCCCTTCCTCGAGCCTCGTTACGCTGCTGTTGGCCTCCCCTGCCGCGTCAAGGATCATTTGATCGGAAG ATTATCTGTGGGGCGCACTGGAACGCTCGAAATCTTAGCAGCCAGGAATTAGCCTATGTGCTTAAATCTGCCATCCGAAATGGAAATCCTGAGGGTGCACTACGATTCCTCCATGAAATGGAATCCAGAGGTTTTAAGATTGGATGTGATATTCTCTCAGACTTGATGCTTTCCTTTGCTAAAAATGGCTTTCTTATGCAAGCTCAGACTTTATGGACTGAGATCATAAATAGTTCATTTGTCCCAAGTGTTGAGGTTATCTGGGGTTTGATGAAGGCCTATGGCCGGATGGACCAATTTGATGAGATAAATAGGATTGTCAATGAGATTGCCGTAAGAGATTTTGATTTCACGCCACAGGTTTACTCAATGGCCATCACTTGTTTCGGGAAAGCTGGTCAACTTCAATTGATGGAAGAAACTGTAAAGCAAATGGTTTTGAGAGGTTTCAAGATTGACTCTCTAACTGGCAATTCATTTGTCAAGTATTATAGCATttatggttcagtggaagagatGGAAGAAGCATATCAGCGCTTGAAGAAATCAAGAATTCTAATAGAAAAAGATGTCGTCCGTTCGATGGCTTTGACATACATAAACCAAAGGGAATTCTATAAATTCAGTGAGTTTTTACGAGATGTAGGTCTTGGGAGGCGTAATTTAGGTAATCTACTGTGGAATCTGCTTTTGCTATCTTATGCAGCCAATTTCAAAATGAAAAGTTTGCAAAGAGAGTTTTTAAGCATGTTGGAAGCTGGCTTCTCACCTGATATAACCACTTTCAATATCAGAGCTTTGACATTTTCGAGAATGTCCATGTTTTGGGATCTCCATTTGAGCATTGAGCATATGAGTCATAAGGGTGTTACCCCAGACATTGTGACTTACGGATGCATAGTGGATGCCTATCTGGGTAGAAGGCTTGCTAAAAACATTCATTTTGGGTTAGGAAATTTAAATGTTGGCAATACCCCACTTCTGTTAACAGATCCCCTAGTTTTCAAGGCTTTTGGCAAGGGTGATTTTCATTCAAGCTCTGAGGCTCTATTGCAGTCTGCAAATCACAGAGAATGGACATATTCAAAACTACTAGCTATACATATGAAAAAACAGTATAGAAAAAACCAATTTTTTTggaattattga
- the LOC122029826 gene encoding pentatricopeptide repeat-containing protein At3g42630-like isoform X1, protein MSCRTLNPRFTIAHPSISLPRASLRCCWPPLPRQGSFDRKQIICGAHWNARNLSSQELAYVLKSAIRNGNPEGALRFLHEMESRGFKIGCDILSDLMLSFAKNGFLMQAQTLWTEIINSSFVPSVEVIWGLMKAYGRMDQFDEINRIVNEIAVRDFDFTPQVYSMAITCFGKAGQLQLMEETVKQMVLRGFKIDSLTGNSFVKYYSIYGSVEEMEEAYQRLKKSRILIEKDVVRSMALTYINQREFYKFSEFLRDVGLGRRNLGNLLWNLLLLSYAANFKMKSLQREFLSMLEAGFSPDITTFNIRALTFSRMSMFWDLHLSIEHMSHKGVTPDIVTYGCIVDAYLGRRLAKNIHFGLGNLNVGNTPLLLTDPLVFKAFGKGDFHSSSEALLQSANHREWTYSKLLAIHMKKQYRKNQFFWNY, encoded by the exons ATGTCATGCAGAACCCTGAATCCCCGCTTCACCATCGCGCATCCTTCGATTTCCCTTCCTCGAGCCTCGTTACGCTGCTGTTGGCCTCCCCTGCCGCGTCAAGGATCATTTGATCGGAAG CAGATTATCTGTGGGGCGCACTGGAACGCTCGAAATCTTAGCAGCCAGGAATTAGCCTATGTGCTTAAATCTGCCATCCGAAATGGAAATCCTGAGGGTGCACTACGATTCCTCCATGAAATGGAATCCAGAGGTTTTAAGATTGGATGTGATATTCTCTCAGACTTGATGCTTTCCTTTGCTAAAAATGGCTTTCTTATGCAAGCTCAGACTTTATGGACTGAGATCATAAATAGTTCATTTGTCCCAAGTGTTGAGGTTATCTGGGGTTTGATGAAGGCCTATGGCCGGATGGACCAATTTGATGAGATAAATAGGATTGTCAATGAGATTGCCGTAAGAGATTTTGATTTCACGCCACAGGTTTACTCAATGGCCATCACTTGTTTCGGGAAAGCTGGTCAACTTCAATTGATGGAAGAAACTGTAAAGCAAATGGTTTTGAGAGGTTTCAAGATTGACTCTCTAACTGGCAATTCATTTGTCAAGTATTATAGCATttatggttcagtggaagagatGGAAGAAGCATATCAGCGCTTGAAGAAATCAAGAATTCTAATAGAAAAAGATGTCGTCCGTTCGATGGCTTTGACATACATAAACCAAAGGGAATTCTATAAATTCAGTGAGTTTTTACGAGATGTAGGTCTTGGGAGGCGTAATTTAGGTAATCTACTGTGGAATCTGCTTTTGCTATCTTATGCAGCCAATTTCAAAATGAAAAGTTTGCAAAGAGAGTTTTTAAGCATGTTGGAAGCTGGCTTCTCACCTGATATAACCACTTTCAATATCAGAGCTTTGACATTTTCGAGAATGTCCATGTTTTGGGATCTCCATTTGAGCATTGAGCATATGAGTCATAAGGGTGTTACCCCAGACATTGTGACTTACGGATGCATAGTGGATGCCTATCTGGGTAGAAGGCTTGCTAAAAACATTCATTTTGGGTTAGGAAATTTAAATGTTGGCAATACCCCACTTCTGTTAACAGATCCCCTAGTTTTCAAGGCTTTTGGCAAGGGTGATTTTCATTCAAGCTCTGAGGCTCTATTGCAGTCTGCAAATCACAGAGAATGGACATATTCAAAACTACTAGCTATACATATGAAAAAACAGTATAGAAAAAACCAATTTTTTTggaattattga
- the LOC122029871 gene encoding glutathione S-transferase F10-like, whose product MAASLVNVYYTRPVLPDVYRVLACLYEKEIEFELVDMHVGQQMPLDFLKLQSNGRASVPAFEDGSTFLLESRNICRYASEKYQGHGNRYLLGRDLLERGSIEQWLKTEEHSFNPPSLELVFHLAFDPLDQPLLAQSEQALARVLDVYEHRLRESKYLAGDDFTLADLSHLPNSYYIANSEQWGCLFESRKNVLRWMLSEFEASNGSTAEEIVSATAKVSHSGRSSTRALLVPQSSTIWLKNGSKKTPTKSTAAQAPSMASTVKNGSKSPNSKTGPENVGEDKTRSHHGVPSSSTASGTTKQAS is encoded by the exons ATGGCTGCCTCCCTGGTTAACGTCTACTACACGAGGCCTGTCCTCCCTGATGTGTATCGTGTTCTTGCCTGCCTCTACGAGAAGGAGATCGAGTTCGAGCTAGTGGACATGCACGTCGGCCAGCAAATGCCTCTGGATTTCCTCAAACTCCAG TCCAATGGCAGAGCTTCAGTTCCTGCATTCGAAGATGGAAGCACATTCTTACTCG AATCCAGAAACATTTGCCGGTATGCGTCAGAGAAGTACCAAGGCCATGGAAACAGGTATTTGCTAGGAAGAGACCTCCTTGAGAGAGGCTCCATCGAGCAATGGCTGAAGACAGAGGAGCACAGTTTCAACCCTCCGAGCCTCGAATTGGTCTTCCACTTGGCCTTTGATCCTTTGGACCAGCCTCTGCTCGCCCAGAGTGAGCAAGCACTGGCCAGAGTCCTCGATGTGTATGAGCACAGGCTGAGGGAGAGCAAGTACCTCGCCGGCGACGACTTCACTCTCGCAGACCTCTCACACCTCCCCAACTCCTACTACATCGCCAACTCCGAACAGTGGGGCTGCTTGTTCGAGTCGAGGAAGAATGTGCTGCGGTGGATGTTGAGTGAATTCGAAGCCAGCAATGGCTCCACAGCTGAAGAGATTGTTTCTGCAACTGCTAAAGTTAGTCACAGTGGAAGAAGCTCCACCAGAGCTCTACTTGTTCCTCAATCATCAACAATTTGGCTCAAGAATGGCTCCAAGAAAACCCCAACTAAGTCCACTGCTGCTCAAGCACCATCAATGGCATCCACGGTCAAGAATGGCTCAAAATCGCCAAATTCCAAGACTGGGCCAGAAAATGTTGGGGAGGACAAAACTAGAAGCCACCATGGGGTACCTTCTTCTTCCACTGCCTCTGGTACTACTAAACAGGCATCTTAG
- the LOC122029861 gene encoding high mobility group B protein 9-like: MEQEEEKAEQVVVMKEQQGKQEEEQQGKEEEMEVEEQGQVTVAVVKEVEEDEKVYPPPLHSHEDVIRDRLAFMESLRRFHSAMNTKFMIPVIGGKELDLHLLYAEVTQRGGLAKVIEEKKWREVIAAFKFPPTTTSASFVLRRYYLSLLHHYEQVYFFRTRGGLIPPAASSQTRAPPCRLEHSVVVCDSTMRTPKSRKRPSDEPQNRGPHNFTVTGSIDGKFEYGYMVTVKIGNETLRGVLYHVQQQPSPAASNLASATPESSSVPGAGMARTRRRRRKGWRRRDPAHPKPNRSAYNFFFAEKHSKLKALYPHREREFSKMIGESWSKLSEEERTVYQDCGSKDKERYKREMQEYKERLKLAQLEEAAKMEPSKVLTVEEAK, translated from the exons ATGGAGCAGGAGGAGGAGAAGGCGGAGCAGGTTGTGGTAATGAAGGAGCAGCAGGGGAAGCAGGAAGAGGAGCAACAGGGGAAGGAGGAAGAGATGGAGGTGGAGGAACAAGGGCAAGTCACAGTTGCAGTGGTCAAAGAGGTGGAAGAAGATGAGAAGGTTTACCCTCCTCCGCTTCATTCGCACGAGGACGTGATCAGAGATAGGTTGGCGTTCATGGAGAGCCTGCGTCGCTTCCACTCCGCCATGAACACTAAGTTCAT GATTCCTGTGATCGGGGGGAAGGAGTTGGACCTACATCTCTTGTACGCGGAGGTGACTCAGAGGGGAGGGCTCGCAAAG GTGATCGAGGAGAAGAAATGGAGGGAAGTGATCGCGGCGTTCAAGTTCCCGCCGACCACCACCAGCGCTTCCTTCGTGCTGCGGAGGTACTACCTGAGCCTGCTCCACCATTACGAGCAGGTCTACTTCTTCCGGACAAGGGGCGGCTTGATCCCTCCTGCAG CTTCCTCGCAAACCAGAGCACCTCCCTGCCGGCTCGAGCACAGTGTGGTGGTCTGCGACTCCACCATGAGGACCCCCAAATCTCGGAAAAGGCCCTCGGATGAGCCCCAGAACAGAG GACCTCACAACTTCACggtcactggatcgatcgacggCAAGTTCGAGTATGGCTACATGGTGACGGTGAAGATTGGCAACGAAACGCTCAGAGGTGTGCTTTACCATGTTCAGCAGCAGCCATCGCCTGCCGCCTCCAATTTGGCATCTGCAACTCCCGAGAGTTCGAGTGTGCCAGGTGCTGGCATGGCAAGGACAAGGCGGCGACGGAGGAAGGGATGGCGGCGCCGCGACCCTGCCCACCCAAAACCAAACAGGAGCGCCTACAATTTCTTCTTCGCCGAGAAGCATTCCAAGCTGAAAGCTCTGTACCCTCACAGGGAAAGAGAGTTCAGTAAGATGATAGGAGAGTCATGGAGCAAGCTCAGCGAAGAAGAAAGAACG GTCTACCAGGATTGTGGAAGCAAGGACAAGGAGAGATACAAGAGAGAAATGCAGGAATACAAGGAAAGGCTGAAGCTCGCTCAACTTGAGGAAGCTGCAAAAATGGAGCCTTCCAAGGTTCTTACCGTAGAAGAAGCTAAATGA
- the LOC122002364 gene encoding glycine-rich RNA-binding protein 3, mitochondrial-like, producing MAFANKIGNFLKKSVTSSPLFQAARWMSSLKAFVGGLLYGIDDHSLREIFTSFGEVVEVRVIMDRDTRQSNWVRFVIFTSSEQASAAISGMDGKDIHSRMIRVNYATDRTGGFRGGSSGYRGSYGSGGYGGRGGASGGGYGDYGSVIPEVD from the exons ATGGCTTTTGCAAATAAAATTGGTAATTTTTTGAAGAAATCTGTAACTTCCAGTCCATTATTTCAAGCAGCAAGGTGGATGTCATCTTTAAAAGCTTTTGTTGGAGGACTTTTATATGGCATAGATGATCACAGTCTGAGAGAAATATTTACTAGTTTTGGTGAAGTGGTTGAAGTTCGAGTTATCATGGATAGGGACACTAGACAATCCAACTGGGTTAGATTTGTGATATTTACTTCTAGCGAACAAGCCTCTGCTGCCATTAGTGGCATGGATGGAAAGGATATTCATAGTCGGATGATTAGAGTTAATTATGCTACTGATCGAACGGGTGGATTTCGTGGTGGTAGTAGTGGTTATAGAGGCAGCTATGGTAGTGGTGGCTACGGTGGTAGGGGTGGTGCTTCTGGAGGTGGCTATGGTGATTATG GATCCGTGATCCCAGAAGTAGATTGA